Proteins encoded by one window of Lutibacter sp. A64:
- a CDS encoding DUF456 domain-containing protein, translating to MDIALLIIGVVLLILGILGSFLPVLPGPITSWFALLVLHLTDAVQMNWTFLGITLAIAFIIWLIDYIIPAMGTKRFGGTRYGVIGTMVGLVVGMFFLPPFGIIIGPFLGAFIGEMIKDSKDSKKALKAAFGSFIGFITSTFLKFITAVVYAGLFFSIFWEYKSAFFNFG from the coding sequence ATGGATATAGCACTATTAATTATTGGAGTAGTATTATTAATTTTAGGTATTTTAGGTTCGTTTTTACCAGTACTACCAGGCCCAATTACAAGTTGGTTTGCCTTATTGGTTTTACATTTAACCGATGCCGTACAAATGAATTGGACTTTTTTAGGAATTACTTTAGCTATTGCATTTATAATTTGGCTAATAGATTATATTATACCCGCAATGGGTACCAAACGCTTTGGAGGTACGCGTTATGGAGTAATTGGAACTATGGTTGGTTTGGTTGTAGGAATGTTTTTCTTACCTCCTTTCGGAATAATTATTGGTCCTTTTTTAGGTGCTTTTATTGGTGAAATGATAAAAGACAGTAAAGATTCTAAAAAAGCATTAAAAGCTGCCTTTGGTTCTTTTATAGGCTTTATAACCTCAACTTTCTTAAAATTTATAACAGCTGTAGTTTATGCTGGTTTGTTTTTCTCCATATTTTGGGAATATAAAAGTGCTTTTTTTAATTTCGGTTAA
- a CDS encoding BlaI/MecI/CopY family transcriptional regulator, translated as MEKQLTKAEEQLMQVLWDLETASVKEIIEQLPIPKPAYNTVSTIIRILETKEFVGHKAKGRGYIYFPLIKKTDYSNKTLQKIVDGYFEGSFKSMVSFFVKKNDVDITELEAILDKINDKKTEK; from the coding sequence ATGGAGAAACAATTAACAAAAGCAGAAGAACAGTTAATGCAAGTTTTATGGGATTTAGAAACGGCTTCTGTAAAAGAAATTATTGAACAGTTACCAATACCAAAACCTGCGTATAATACTGTTTCTACGATAATTAGAATTTTAGAAACCAAAGAGTTTGTGGGACATAAAGCCAAAGGAAGAGGGTATATTTATTTTCCTTTAATTAAAAAAACAGACTATAGTAACAAAACTTTACAAAAAATAGTTGATGGTTATTTTGAAGGTTCTTTTAAAAGTATGGTCTCGTTTTTTGTAAAAAAGAATGATGTTGACATTACTGAATTGGAAGCTATTTTAGATAAAATTAATGACAAAAAGACAGAGAAATGA
- a CDS encoding NAD(P)/FAD-dependent oxidoreductase — protein MKKKIIIIGGGAAGFFAAINTAELNSELEVVILEGSSKVLQKVKVSGGGRCNVTHACFTPSELVEFYPRGKKELRGPFHQFMTGDTMEWFENRGVPLKIEDDNRIFPESNSSQTIIDCFLESAKQAGVVLKTSTRVDSIEKKEDQFIVKTNSEDFIADYVLVASGSNTKVWNMMEVLGHSIVQPVPSLFTFNITDNRLQDIPGISVPNASVKVLNSKLAEEGPLLITHWGLSGPGILKLSAWGALEFHKKEYNFEIEVNWLSKKQEAILEFLKSQKKKQAKKQVILRSVFEEIPKRLWEKFVIASEIPSDSQWAQLSNSQLETISKQLTQSIFKVHGKSTFKDEFVTAGGVDLKEINFKRFESKLHKNLFFAGEILNIDAVTGGFNFQNAWTSAWIVANSLRN, from the coding sequence ATGAAGAAAAAAATAATAATAATTGGAGGTGGAGCTGCTGGTTTTTTTGCTGCAATTAATACTGCAGAACTAAATTCAGAATTAGAAGTTGTAATTTTAGAAGGAAGTTCTAAAGTATTGCAAAAAGTAAAAGTAAGCGGTGGTGGACGTTGTAATGTTACACACGCTTGTTTTACACCAAGTGAATTGGTAGAATTTTATCCGAGAGGAAAAAAAGAATTGCGTGGTCCGTTTCATCAATTTATGACAGGTGATACTATGGAATGGTTCGAAAATAGGGGTGTGCCGCTGAAAATTGAAGATGATAACAGAATTTTTCCAGAAAGTAATTCATCACAAACTATTATAGATTGTTTTTTAGAAAGTGCTAAACAAGCGGGCGTCGTTTTAAAAACAAGCACTAGAGTCGATTCTATAGAAAAAAAAGAAGACCAGTTTATTGTTAAAACAAATTCTGAAGATTTTATTGCCGATTATGTTTTAGTTGCAAGTGGAAGTAATACCAAAGTTTGGAATATGATGGAAGTTTTAGGGCATTCTATTGTACAACCTGTTCCTTCGTTATTTACCTTTAATATCACTGATAATAGATTACAAGATATTCCTGGAATTTCAGTTCCAAATGCTTCTGTAAAAGTGTTGAATTCTAAATTAGCAGAAGAAGGTCCATTATTAATTACACATTGGGGTTTAAGCGGACCAGGAATTTTAAAACTCTCTGCTTGGGGTGCGTTGGAGTTTCATAAAAAAGAATACAATTTTGAAATTGAAGTAAATTGGTTGTCGAAAAAACAAGAAGCCATATTAGAGTTTTTAAAATCTCAAAAGAAAAAACAAGCTAAAAAACAGGTGATTTTACGTTCGGTTTTTGAAGAAATTCCAAAGCGTTTGTGGGAGAAATTTGTAATAGCTTCTGAAATACCAAGCGATTCTCAATGGGCACAATTAAGTAATAGCCAGCTAGAAACTATTTCAAAACAACTAACACAAAGTATTTTTAAGGTACATGGGAAAAGTACTTTTAAAGATGAATTTGTTACTGCTGGAGGGGTAGATTTAAAAGAAATAAATTTTAAACGATTTGAAAGTAAATTGCATAAAAATCTATTTTTTGCAGGTGAAATTTTAAATATTGATGCAGTTACTGGAGGGTTTAATTTTCAAAATGCATGGACAAGTGCTTGGATTGTAGCGAATTCTTTAAGGAATTAA
- a CDS encoding energy transducer TonB, whose protein sequence is MQKETFFKWNRVYLLTTPILAFIIPLLKFKSVQQSIPQEYIVQLPEVVLNPGEVFIQATNNTSTLSYIELLFYVGLVLFASIFLIRIFKLFKLIGTNEIISKDFYKLVILKSKQSAFSFFNYIFINKKLLEEEQLDIIEHELIHCKQKHSLDLLFFEILKIIMWFNPLVYIYQNRITLLHEYISDAEIVKETDKKSYFNKLLSITFNVENISFINQFYKHSLIKKRIVMITKNKSQKIKQLKYLLLIPLLVGMLTYTSCIDEANDELFEMEAALNNVNSEDFKGGIYFDFEIGKTYVGNSLMIGRYLELSEYTEKEKEITEKFNNNEELLYDHVVLLDENDVRVNWFRPKSLRTESKTEYEYVEGDDVPFAIIDEVPVFPGCEGSKEELRTCLQENITMHVNRNFNAGLANDLGLTAGVKRIFVMFKIDKEGDIAEVMARAPHKSLEEEAIRVIESLPKMEPGKQKGVAVGVKYSLPIAFKVGGANASPEQSKKAKEDFINGKKAKKYVEGDDVPFAIIENVPVFPGCVGTNAELKQCLIENITEHVNKNFNSNLSKGLGLTSGVKRIFVMFIIDKEGNITDVDARAPHQSLKEEAIRVVQSLPKMEPGKYKGKAVGVKYSLPIAFKVS, encoded by the coding sequence TTGCAAAAAGAAACCTTCTTTAAATGGAACAGAGTTTATTTGTTGACAACTCCAATTTTAGCTTTTATAATCCCATTATTAAAGTTTAAAAGTGTTCAGCAATCCATTCCTCAAGAATATATAGTACAATTACCAGAAGTAGTTTTAAATCCTGGAGAAGTATTTATACAAGCAACTAACAATACAAGTACTTTAAGTTATATTGAACTACTATTTTATGTTGGTTTGGTGTTATTTGCAAGTATTTTTTTAATTCGCATTTTTAAACTTTTTAAACTCATTGGAACGAATGAGATTATAAGTAAAGATTTTTATAAACTTGTAATTTTAAAATCGAAACAATCTGCATTTTCTTTCTTTAATTACATATTTATCAATAAAAAGTTGTTAGAAGAAGAGCAGTTAGACATTATTGAGCACGAGTTAATTCATTGTAAGCAAAAACACAGTTTAGACTTATTATTTTTCGAAATTTTAAAAATTATAATGTGGTTTAATCCGCTAGTGTATATCTACCAAAACAGAATAACCTTATTACACGAGTATATTTCCGACGCTGAAATAGTGAAAGAAACTGACAAAAAATCGTATTTCAATAAATTGCTTTCTATCACTTTTAATGTAGAAAATATCTCATTTATCAATCAATTTTATAAACATTCATTAATAAAAAAACGCATTGTCATGATTACTAAAAACAAATCACAAAAAATAAAACAATTAAAGTATTTACTATTGATTCCTTTGTTGGTGGGAATGCTAACTTATACATCTTGTATTGATGAAGCTAATGATGAGTTATTTGAAATGGAAGCAGCTTTGAATAATGTAAACTCTGAAGATTTTAAAGGTGGAATATATTTCGATTTTGAAATTGGTAAAACTTATGTGGGAAATAGTTTGATGATTGGACGTTATTTAGAGCTTAGTGAGTATACAGAAAAAGAAAAAGAGATCACCGAAAAATTTAATAATAACGAAGAATTATTGTATGACCATGTAGTTTTGTTAGATGAAAATGATGTAAGAGTAAATTGGTTTCGTCCAAAATCTTTAAGAACAGAATCAAAAACAGAATATGAATATGTTGAAGGAGATGATGTGCCTTTTGCAATTATTGATGAAGTTCCTGTTTTTCCGGGGTGTGAAGGATCAAAAGAAGAATTAAGAACGTGTTTGCAAGAGAATATTACTATGCATGTAAATAGAAATTTTAATGCAGGTTTGGCTAATGATTTAGGGTTAACAGCTGGTGTTAAACGTATTTTTGTAATGTTCAAAATAGATAAAGAAGGGGATATTGCGGAAGTAATGGCAAGAGCACCACATAAATCTCTTGAGGAGGAAGCTATTAGAGTTATAGAAAGTTTACCAAAAATGGAGCCAGGTAAACAAAAAGGTGTTGCTGTTGGTGTTAAATATAGTTTGCCAATTGCTTTTAAAGTTGGTGGAGCTAATGCTTCTCCAGAGCAATCTAAAAAAGCAAAGGAAGATTTTATAAATGGGAAAAAGGCAAAAAAATATGTTGAAGGAGACGATGTGCCTTTTGCAATTATAGAAAATGTGCCGGTTTTTCCTGGGTGTGTTGGTACAAATGCGGAATTGAAACAATGTTTAATAGAAAATATTACAGAACACGTAAATAAAAACTTCAATTCAAACTTATCTAAAGGTTTGGGATTAACATCTGGTGTAAAACGAATTTTTGTAATGTTTATAATTGATAAAGAAGGGAATATTACGGATGTAGATGCAAGAGCACCACACCAATCTCTAAAAGAAGAAGCTATTAGAGTTGTACAAAGTTTGCCAAAAATGGAACCTGGTAAATATAAAGGGAAAGCAGTTGGTGTTAAATACAGTTTACCAATAGCCTTTAAAGTAAGTTAA
- a CDS encoding GYDIA family GHMP kinase, which produces MKQFYSNGKLLLTGEYFVLDGAKSLAVPTTCGQDLTIEQINEPQIIWQSYTNTGKCWLEAIFDLPKLRLVSADFEATEDGGNDTLAERLMQILQEVRRLNPTFLSAKQGFLIKTKLTFPQNWGLGTSSTLINNLASWAAVNPYKLLKNTFGGSGYDIACAQNNSPILYTIKDINPLVEKVDFNPSFKEQLYFVYLNKKQNSREGIKRFKDLKGNLTSEIEQISSLSTLFLNCTNLNDFEKLLEGHEQLVSKTIQLQTVQKELFSDYFGQTKSLGAWGGDFILATGNADTPKYFKQKGFETVIPYTDLII; this is translated from the coding sequence ATGAAACAATTCTACAGCAACGGAAAATTATTATTAACTGGCGAATATTTTGTATTAGACGGCGCAAAATCTTTAGCTGTTCCAACTACTTGTGGACAAGATTTAACCATTGAACAAATTAATGAACCACAAATAATTTGGCAAAGTTACACAAACACTGGTAAATGTTGGTTAGAAGCTATTTTTGATTTACCAAAATTACGCTTAGTTTCAGCTGATTTTGAAGCAACTGAAGATGGAGGAAATGACACTTTAGCTGAAAGATTAATGCAAATTTTACAGGAAGTAAGGAGATTAAATCCTACTTTTTTAAGTGCAAAACAAGGCTTTTTAATTAAAACAAAACTTACATTTCCTCAAAATTGGGGATTAGGAACTTCTTCAACTTTAATTAATAATTTAGCAAGTTGGGCCGCAGTAAATCCCTATAAATTATTAAAAAATACTTTTGGAGGAAGTGGCTACGATATTGCTTGTGCTCAAAATAATTCACCAATTTTATATACAATAAAAGACATAAACCCATTAGTTGAAAAAGTTGATTTTAATCCAAGTTTTAAAGAGCAATTGTATTTTGTGTATTTAAATAAAAAACAAAATAGTAGGGAAGGTATTAAACGCTTTAAAGATTTAAAAGGAAATTTAACTTCAGAAATTGAACAAATTTCAAGTTTATCTACCCTATTTTTGAATTGTACCAATTTAAATGATTTTGAAAAATTATTAGAAGGACATGAACAACTAGTTTCTAAAACTATTCAATTACAAACAGTTCAAAAAGAATTGTTTTCAGATTATTTTGGACAGACAAAAAGTTTAGGTGCGTGGGGAGGTGATTTTATTTTAGCAACTGGAAATGCCGATACACCAAAATACTTTAAACAAAAAGGGTTTGAAACTGTAATTCCGTATACAGATTTAATTATTTAA
- a CDS encoding hydroxymethylglutaryl-CoA reductase, degradative — MSKTVNGFSKLTKLEKIDWLISNFFDDDIKVKQILMQYWNSNNKLQELHDDFIENTISNFYLPFGIAPNFVINGKDYTIPMAIEESSVVAAASLVAKFWSKRGGFKANVVATKKVGQVHFMYEGDKVKLQNYFSEIKEDLLIATDAITQNMKKRGGGILDIELRDKTTDLANYYQLHVTFETVDSMGANFINSCLEAIANRFENESIQIVMSILSNYVPECLVHAEVSCKVSELGGENSELFAQKFVQAVQIANAETYRAVTHNKGIMNGIDAVVIATGNDFRAIEAGAHAYAAKSGRYKSLTNASVEDGIFKFRIDIPLALGTVGGLTKLHPLSKLSLKMLGNPSAKELMEIIAVAGLAQNFAALRALTTTGIQKGHMKMHLTNIIKQLGANEEDKQYLIDYFEDKTITHNAVVDAYNKLIGEH; from the coding sequence ATGTCTAAAACCGTTAATGGATTTTCTAAGCTTACAAAGCTTGAAAAAATAGATTGGTTGATTTCTAATTTTTTTGATGATGATATAAAAGTGAAGCAAATTTTAATGCAGTATTGGAATTCTAACAATAAATTGCAAGAGCTACACGACGATTTTATTGAAAATACCATCTCTAATTTTTACCTACCTTTTGGAATTGCACCTAATTTTGTGATAAATGGAAAAGATTACACCATACCAATGGCAATTGAAGAAAGTTCTGTTGTTGCAGCAGCATCTTTAGTTGCAAAATTTTGGAGTAAGCGTGGCGGGTTTAAAGCCAATGTAGTTGCTACTAAAAAAGTAGGACAAGTTCATTTTATGTATGAAGGTGATAAAGTAAAACTTCAAAATTATTTTTCTGAAATAAAAGAAGATTTGTTAATTGCTACCGATGCAATTACTCAAAATATGAAAAAGCGCGGCGGTGGAATTTTAGACATAGAATTACGTGATAAAACCACAGATTTAGCAAATTACTATCAGTTACACGTTACTTTTGAAACAGTTGATAGTATGGGGGCAAATTTTATAAATTCATGTTTAGAAGCTATTGCAAATAGGTTTGAGAACGAAAGTATTCAAATTGTAATGAGTATTTTGTCAAACTACGTGCCCGAGTGTTTGGTACACGCAGAGGTTAGTTGCAAAGTTTCTGAATTAGGCGGTGAAAACTCGGAATTGTTTGCTCAAAAATTTGTGCAAGCGGTTCAAATTGCAAATGCAGAAACATATAGAGCAGTTACGCATAACAAAGGAATTATGAATGGAATAGATGCTGTTGTTATTGCTACTGGAAACGATTTTAGAGCTATTGAAGCCGGAGCACACGCTTATGCAGCAAAAAGTGGGCGTTATAAAAGTTTGACAAACGCCTCTGTAGAAGATGGAATTTTTAAATTTCGGATTGATATTCCTCTTGCTTTGGGTACTGTTGGCGGCTTAACCAAATTACACCCTTTATCTAAACTATCGTTAAAAATGTTAGGTAATCCTTCGGCAAAAGAATTGATGGAAATTATTGCTGTTGCCGGATTGGCTCAAAATTTTGCAGCATTACGAGCGCTTACAACTACTGGAATTCAAAAAGGACATATGAAAATGCACTTAACCAATATTATAAAACAATTAGGTGCAAATGAGGAGGATAAACAATATTTAATTGATTATTTTGAAGATAAAACCATTACGCACAATGCTGTGGTTGATGCTTATAATAAGTTGATTGGGGAGCATTAA
- the obgE gene encoding GTPase ObgE, translating to MTEGNFVDYLKVYASSGNGGGGSTHLHREKYITKGGPDGGDGGRGGHIIVRANPNLWTLFHLKFNKHFRAEHGGHGAKSRSSGKDGQDVYIEVPLGTIIRDSETQEILFEITEENTEQILLEGGKGGLGNWNFRSSTNQTPRYAQPGIEGKENWFQLELKLLADVGLVGFPNAGKSTLLSVLTAAKPKIADYAFTTLKPNLGIVQYRDFQTFVIADIPGIIEGAAEGKGLGHRFLRHIERNSILLFLIPADSDDIQKEYKILLNELKQHNPELLDKNRLLAISKSDMLDDELKEELKKELPKGIKTLFISSVAQQGLTELKDNLWQLLNE from the coding sequence ATGACTGAAGGAAATTTTGTTGATTATTTAAAAGTATATGCTAGCTCTGGAAATGGTGGTGGTGGATCTACCCATTTACACAGAGAAAAATATATTACCAAAGGTGGCCCTGATGGTGGTGATGGTGGTCGTGGTGGACATATAATTGTTAGAGCAAACCCAAATTTATGGACGCTTTTTCACTTAAAATTCAACAAGCATTTTAGAGCTGAACATGGTGGCCATGGTGCTAAATCTAGAAGTAGTGGTAAAGACGGACAAGATGTTTATATTGAAGTACCTTTAGGAACAATTATAAGAGATAGTGAAACCCAAGAAATTTTGTTTGAAATAACAGAAGAAAATACCGAACAAATTCTATTAGAAGGTGGTAAAGGTGGACTGGGAAACTGGAATTTTAGATCTTCTACAAACCAAACTCCTCGTTATGCACAACCAGGTATAGAAGGAAAAGAAAATTGGTTTCAATTAGAATTAAAACTATTAGCAGATGTTGGCTTGGTTGGTTTTCCTAATGCAGGTAAATCTACCTTATTATCTGTTTTAACAGCTGCAAAACCAAAAATTGCAGATTATGCTTTTACAACCCTAAAACCAAACTTAGGAATTGTACAATACCGCGATTTTCAAACTTTTGTAATTGCCGATATTCCAGGTATTATTGAAGGTGCAGCAGAAGGAAAAGGTTTAGGACATCGTTTTTTACGCCATATTGAACGAAATTCTATCTTATTGTTTTTAATTCCTGCTGATTCAGATGACATTCAAAAAGAATACAAAATTCTTTTAAATGAATTAAAACAACACAATCCAGAATTATTAGATAAAAACAGATTACTTGCTATTTCTAAATCTGATATGTTAGATGATGAGTTAAAAGAAGAACTAAAAAAAGAACTGCCTAAAGGGATAAAAACACTATTTATTTCATCTGTTGCTCAACAAGGTTTAACTGAATTAAAAGATAATTTGTGGCAATTGTTGAATGAATAA
- a CDS encoding adenylate kinase has product MSIIKLHDKYFKSYISKEQIQEATKSLVKKVYTDCKDERPIFIGILNGCFMFVADFVRQYNGECEISFVKLASYQGTSSSGKIKQLVGVNEDLEGRTVVILEDIIDTGNTLQEIYSIFEDKKLKELKIATLFFKPDVFKKELNIDYIGIEIPDKFIVGYGLDYDGIGRNLADIYQLTTKPTMKNIVLFGPPGAGKGTQATLLKDKYGLIHISTGDVFRYNIKNKTELGLLAKKYMDGGNLVPDDITINMLKAEVELNAGANGFIFDGFPRTESQAKALDEFLTEKGEAINGMIALEVSEDLLVQRILERGKTSGRTDDQDESKIRNRFNEYNTKTAVLKDYYDNQNKYFGVDGVGAIEDITKRLSNVFDKI; this is encoded by the coding sequence ATGAGCATTATTAAATTACACGATAAGTATTTTAAATCTTATATTTCAAAAGAGCAAATCCAAGAGGCTACCAAATCTTTAGTAAAAAAAGTCTATACAGACTGCAAAGATGAAAGACCAATTTTTATTGGAATACTAAACGGTTGTTTTATGTTTGTTGCCGATTTTGTTAGACAATATAACGGTGAATGTGAAATTTCTTTTGTAAAATTAGCCTCTTACCAAGGCACATCTTCTTCAGGTAAAATTAAACAGTTAGTAGGTGTTAATGAAGATTTAGAAGGAAGAACTGTAGTAATTTTAGAAGACATTATAGATACTGGTAATACACTCCAAGAAATATATTCGATTTTTGAAGATAAAAAATTAAAAGAACTTAAAATAGCGACACTGTTTTTTAAACCAGATGTTTTCAAAAAAGAACTTAATATCGATTATATTGGAATAGAAATTCCAGATAAATTTATTGTTGGATATGGATTAGATTATGACGGAATTGGAAGAAATCTAGCAGATATATACCAACTTACAACAAAACCAACTATGAAAAACATTGTTTTATTTGGACCTCCAGGTGCAGGAAAAGGAACACAAGCAACACTTTTAAAAGATAAATATGGACTAATTCATATTTCAACTGGTGATGTTTTTAGATACAATATTAAAAATAAAACAGAACTAGGTCTATTGGCTAAAAAATATATGGATGGTGGAAATTTAGTTCCTGATGATATTACCATAAATATGTTAAAAGCTGAAGTTGAACTTAATGCAGGTGCTAACGGGTTTATTTTTGATGGTTTTCCTCGTACAGAGTCTCAAGCAAAAGCTTTAGATGAATTTTTAACCGAAAAAGGCGAAGCTATTAATGGTATGATAGCTCTTGAAGTTTCTGAAGATTTACTAGTACAACGTATTTTAGAACGCGGTAAAACAAGTGGAAGAACCGATGATCAAGATGAATCTAAAATTAGAAACCGCTTTAACGAGTACAATACAAAAACAGCTGTTTTAAAAGATTATTACGATAACCAAAATAAATATTTTGGTGTAGATGGTGTTGGTGCCATTGAAGATATAACAAAACGTTTAAGCAACGTATTTGATAAAATATAA